The genome window CGCGGGTAAAGAATCAGCGTGGGCGCATCGACGCGCAGCCGGGTGCCGTCTGCGTGGACGAAGGTCACCGACCCTTCGCGCACCAGGTGCAGATGGCCCCTTCCCGGTTGCGCGGGGAAGTGGTTGCTGCCGCAAAACGTTCCCTCGAAGAAAGTGTCGGCTGAAAAGCCAAATTGCAGCAACAAGGCAGACAAGCGATCCATGGAAATTATAAAAAGACGATAAGATATAAATTGTATCCCATCAGCAACAAATGTTTCCATTTTTATCGCTATGATGGCGCCTTGATGTTTGTTCTTACATGGAGTACGAAAATGGCATTGTCCAACTTGAAGATCGGCACCCGCCTGTATCTGGCCTTTGGCGCCGTCGTCGCCTTGCTGGCGATACTGGTCGCGTCTGCGCAAGCGAATTTTTCCCGCCTGGGTGAGGCCAATGGACTGAATATCCATACGTACGAGGTCATGGGAGAGGCCAATGCCTTGCTCGAAAGCCTGATCAACATCGAGACCGGCGAGCGCGGCTTTGCCCTGACCGGCAAGGATAGCTCGCTGGAACCGCTGGCAAGCGGCCAGCGCGGCTTTACCGAACACTTGCAAAAGATCCGCACCTTGACTGCCGACAACCCTACCCAGCTGGAGCGGCTGAAGGCATTGGAAGGTGCTCAGCAGCAATGGTTGGCGACGGCCATCAATCCCGTGATCGCCTTGCGCCGCGCGGCGGCCGTCGATGGCAGCCTCGACGCCGTGGTGGCGGCGGAGCAGGCCGGCAAGGGCAAGGCGGCCATGGATGCAATGCGTATCTTGCTCGCCGACATAGGCAAGACGGAAAGTATGTTATTAGGGCAACGGGGCCACGAAGCGGCCGCCTTGCAGTCGCGCACGACGTGGGTCTTGTTGGGCGGCGGCGTCATCGCCGCACTGCTGGCGTGCATGCTGGCGATCTTGCTGACCCGTAACATCACGCGCCCGCTGGTCGAGGCGGTGGCGTTGGCCCAGCGCGTGGCGCAGGGCGACCTGAGCAGCGATATCGTCGTGCGTTCGCAAGATGAAACGGGTCAGCTGATGGCCGCCCTGCGCGACATGAACACGGCGCTGGTTGGCATCGTGGGCGAAGTGCGCGGCGGCACCGATACCATTGCCACTGCTTCCGCGCAGATCGCCGTCGGGACCATGGACTTGTCATCGCGCACGGAACAGCAGGCCAGTTCGCTGGAAGAAACGGCGTCGTCAATGGAAGAGCTGACTGCGGCCGTCAAGCAGAATGCGGACAATGCGCTGGCGGCGCGCTCGCTGGCGTCGGCGGCGTCCGCTGTGGCCGTCAAGGGCGGCGCGGTGGTATCCGAAGTGGTGCAGACCATGGGCTCGATCAATGATTCCTCGCGCAAGATTGCCGATATCATCGGTGTGATC of Janthinobacterium sp. PAMC25594 contains these proteins:
- a CDS encoding methyl-accepting chemotaxis protein — protein: MALSNLKIGTRLYLAFGAVVALLAILVASAQANFSRLGEANGLNIHTYEVMGEANALLESLINIETGERGFALTGKDSSLEPLASGQRGFTEHLQKIRTLTADNPTQLERLKALEGAQQQWLATAINPVIALRRAAAVDGSLDAVVAAEQAGKGKAAMDAMRILLADIGKTESMLLGQRGHEAAALQSRTTWVLLGGGVIAALLACMLAILLTRNITRPLVEAVALAQRVAQGDLSSDIVVRSQDETGQLMAALRDMNTALVGIVGEVRGGTDTIATASAQIAVGTMDLSSRTEQQASSLEETASSMEELTAAVKQNADNALAARSLASAASAVAVKGGAVVSEVVQTMGSINDSSRKIADIIGVIDGIAFQTNILALNAAVEAARAGEQGRGFAVVATEVRNLAQRSASAAREIKGLIDDSVDKVGAGSKLVDQAGATMQDVVDSVQRLSAIIGEITDASEEQRLGIEQVNEAISQMDQVTQQNAALVEEAAAAANAMQDQAAQLSHAVQVFRLKDAPHTTQAGAARPAGRRPLALTMGG